In one window of Vallitalea okinawensis DNA:
- a CDS encoding nuclear transport factor 2 family protein has protein sequence MSQSQRYPIIDINKHLQENWTEQETENAKIVVDFFQHLMNEHDFDYTIKKYGNGSYTQHNRAIPNEISGLIGYVKTLTKRFPEYSFDVKRIYADGDFILLHSHTTMTAKHRGNENKGFIITDTFRLKDGKLVEHWDAIQPIDTFSRLLFLMTGGSINNSNPTF, from the coding sequence ATGAGTCAATCACAAAGATATCCAATAATTGATATCAACAAACATTTACAAGAAAATTGGACAGAACAAGAAACAGAAAATGCAAAAATCGTCGTGGACTTCTTTCAACATTTGATGAATGAACATGACTTTGACTACACGATAAAAAAATATGGTAATGGTTCATACACACAACACAACAGAGCTATACCAAATGAAATATCAGGACTTATTGGTTATGTGAAAACACTGACCAAAAGATTCCCAGAATATTCTTTTGATGTGAAGCGAATATATGCTGATGGTGATTTCATTCTCTTGCATAGTCATACCACAATGACGGCGAAGCACAGGGGCAATGAGAATAAAGGTTTCATTATTACTGATACATTTCGTTTAAAAGATGGAAAACTGGTAGAACACTGGGACGCAATCCAACCAATTGATACTTTCTCAAGACTGTTGTTCTTAATGACAGGAGGAAGTATCAATAATAGCAACCCAACTTTCTAA
- the rlmH gene encoding 23S rRNA (pseudouridine(1915)-N(3))-methyltransferase RlmH: MRITIISVGKIKEKYLKLGIDEFKKRLSKYCKLDMIEVADEKTPDNMSSVEEKQLKDKEGNRILKHIKGTEFVISLAIDGKQYASEELADWMQKLAVQGNSHLVFIIGGSIGISDEVLNRANAKLSFSKMTFPHQLMRLILLEQVYRGFRIINGEPYHK; encoded by the coding sequence ATGAGAATAACAATCATATCTGTAGGAAAAATAAAAGAAAAGTACCTTAAGTTAGGTATAGATGAATTTAAGAAACGACTTAGTAAGTATTGTAAGCTGGACATGATAGAAGTTGCAGATGAAAAAACACCTGATAATATGAGTAGTGTTGAAGAAAAACAGCTGAAAGATAAAGAGGGTAATAGAATTCTAAAGCATATTAAAGGGACAGAGTTCGTCATATCACTAGCTATTGATGGAAAGCAATATGCTTCTGAAGAATTAGCAGATTGGATGCAAAAATTGGCTGTTCAAGGTAACAGTCATTTAGTATTTATCATAGGCGGTTCCATTGGTATATCGGATGAAGTGTTAAATCGAGCTAATGCCAAACTAAGCTTCTCTAAAATGACCTTCCCTCATCAACTTATGCGCTTGATTTTATTAGAACAAGTATATAGAGGATTTAGGATTATTAACGGTGAACCGTATCACAAATAA
- a CDS encoding UDP-N-acetylglucosamine 1-carboxyvinyltransferase, with translation MDQLIINGKKRLSGDVSINGAKNAAVAIIPAALLVNDVCIIENVPHIEDVSNLVTALNYLGVDAKFVDNNTLRIDSRNMENVCADYDCVKGMRASYYLLGALLGRFNRAEVSFPGGCDFGTRPIDQHIKGFNSLGAEVNLEHGIIQAEAKELVGTSIYLDVVSVGATINIMLAAVKAKGTTIIENAAKEPHVVDTANFLNSMGANVKGAGTDVIKITGVEELHGANYMIIPDQIEAGTYMIAGVITGGDVTVKNVIPKHMEAITAKLIEMGVKVEEQDEAIRVIADEPLKSIRLKTLPYPGFPTDMQPQMAVLLASVDGTSIITESVWESRFQYTDQLNRMGAKIVVEGQLAVIEGEKECLSGAKVKATDLRAGAAMVIAGLIAEGATTITNVKYIDRGYEHMVENLERLGADIKRVKQDA, from the coding sequence ATGGATCAATTGATTATAAACGGAAAAAAAAGACTAAGTGGAGATGTTTCAATAAATGGTGCTAAAAATGCTGCAGTAGCTATCATTCCAGCGGCATTGTTAGTTAATGATGTATGTATAATAGAAAATGTACCCCATATCGAAGATGTAAGTAATCTTGTAACAGCTTTAAATTATTTAGGGGTAGATGCAAAATTTGTTGATAACAATACATTAAGAATAGATAGTCGTAATATGGAAAATGTTTGTGCAGATTATGATTGTGTAAAAGGTATGCGTGCATCTTATTATTTGTTAGGAGCTTTATTAGGTAGATTTAATCGTGCTGAAGTATCCTTTCCAGGTGGATGTGACTTTGGGACAAGACCTATTGATCAACATATCAAAGGTTTTAATTCTTTAGGAGCTGAAGTTAATCTAGAACATGGAATTATCCAAGCTGAGGCGAAAGAATTAGTTGGTACGAGCATTTATTTAGATGTTGTGAGTGTAGGTGCTACTATTAACATAATGCTTGCAGCAGTTAAAGCAAAAGGAACTACAATAATTGAGAACGCAGCAAAAGAACCTCACGTAGTTGATACAGCCAATTTCTTAAATAGTATGGGCGCTAATGTTAAAGGTGCTGGTACAGATGTTATTAAGATAACAGGTGTTGAAGAATTACATGGTGCTAATTATATGATTATACCAGATCAAATCGAAGCTGGTACATACATGATCGCTGGTGTTATTACTGGTGGAGATGTTACCGTAAAAAATGTCATTCCTAAACACATGGAAGCTATTACAGCTAAACTCATTGAAATGGGTGTTAAGGTAGAAGAACAGGATGAAGCTATACGAGTAATAGCTGATGAACCACTAAAAAGTATAAGATTAAAAACATTACCCTATCCAGGATTCCCAACTGATATGCAACCTCAAATGGCAGTACTTCTGGCTAGTGTAGATGGTACAAGTATTATAACTGAAAGTGTATGGGAAAGTCGATTCCAATATACTGATCAATTGAATAGAATGGGAGCTAAAATCGTTGTAGAAGGTCAATTAGCTGTCATCGAAGGCGAAAAAGAGTGCTTATCTGGTGCAAAGGTAAAAGCAACAGATTTAAGAGCTGGAGCTGCAATGGTAATTGCAGGACTTATAGCTGAAGGAGCAACAACAATTACAAACGTAAAATACATCGATAGAGGCTATGAACATATGGTTGAAAACCTTGAAAGACTCGGTGCTGATATAAAGAGAGTAAAACAAGACGCATAG
- a CDS encoding sensor histidine kinase — translation MKTMDLSLLMEDCYDKYKILADKKNQQMVFANKDDKFHIIGDAHRIEQVIKNIISNAVKYSPEDATIKLNMRQHFDMVQIIIEDDGLGIPEEDLPRIFERFYRVDKARSRAMGGTGLGLAIVKEIVEHHGGHITVDSVYGKGSTFCINLPIRDVI, via the coding sequence ATGAAAACCATGGACTTATCTCTACTTATGGAAGATTGTTATGATAAGTATAAAATACTTGCGGATAAGAAAAATCAGCAGATGGTCTTTGCGAATAAAGATGACAAGTTCCATATTATCGGTGATGCTCATAGAATAGAGCAAGTTATTAAAAATATTATTAGTAATGCGGTTAAATACAGCCCAGAAGATGCTACTATAAAACTTAATATGCGGCAACATTTTGATATGGTCCAAATTATCATCGAAGATGATGGACTAGGTATTCCTGAAGAAGATTTACCACGTATCTTCGAACGCTTTTATCGTGTAGATAAAGCTCGTTCAAGAGCTATGGGAGGAACAGGTCTTGGATTGGCGATTGTTAAGGAAATAGTAGAACATCATGGCGGTCATATTACAGTGGATTCAGTTTATGGGAAAGGGTCAACTTTCTGTATAAATCTACCGATAAGAGATGTTATTTAA